The following coding sequences lie in one Sorghum bicolor cultivar BTx623 chromosome 6, Sorghum_bicolor_NCBIv3, whole genome shotgun sequence genomic window:
- the LOC8075285 gene encoding putative hydrolase C777.06c: MNPVSQAPNETNKDQSVQESMEPVPLESPTRGAAAPQSSSSSLIFLGTGCSGALPDTRCLLKPSTPPCDVCSMGVSLPPERNPNYRLNTSLLIDYCHDETHKYILIDIGKTFREQVLRWFVHHKVPSVDSIILTHEHADAVLGLDEVWVVQPRNGRNDIEQIPIFLTQFTMDSISRRFPYLIEQKPEDGDEDAQAAKIDWKIIEDDVDKPFVASGLEFMPLPVMHGEGYLCLGFLFGRRSRVAYLSDVSRFLPKTEHVISKSGAGQLDLLILEANALHGVGDSFSTHLTLSESLDAIKRIRPKRALLIGMRHFFEHQRENQMLAEWSIREGIPVQLAHDGLRIFIDL, encoded by the exons ATGAATCCAGTGTCCCAAGCTCCCAACGAAACAAACAAGGACCAATCCGTCCAGGAATCGATGGAGCCCGTTCCGCTCGAGTCGCCTACCAGGGGCGCGGCGGCGCCGCAGTCCTCATCCTCGTCGCTGATCTTCCTCGGCACGGGCTGCTCCGGTGCGCTGCCCGACACACGGTGCCTCCTCAAGCCGTCGACGCCGCCCTGCGACGTCTGTTCCATGGGCGTCTCCCTCCCTCCGGAGCGGAACCCCAACTACAG GCTGAACACCTCCCTCTTGATAGACTATTGCCATGACGAAACCCACAAGTACATCCTAATCGACATTGGCAAGACCTTCAGAGAACAAGTTCTCCGGTGGTTTGTCCACCACAAAGTTCCTTCCGTTGATTCA ATCATTCTGACTCATGAGCACGCAGATGCTGTCTTAGGCCTTGATGAAGTCTGGGTGGTACaaccaaggaatggaagaaatgaCATTGAACAAATTCCTATTTTTCTCACACAATTCACCATGGACAG TATCTCGAGAAGATTCCCCTACTTGATTGAGCAAAAGCCAGAGGATGGCGATGAAGATGCCCAAGCAGCGAAAATTGACTGGAAGATAATTGAGGATGATGTCGACAAACCGTTTGTAGCATCAGGGCTAGAGTTTATGCCATTGCCG GTAATGCACGGAGAGGGGTatctttgcttaggctttttatTTGGGAGGAGATCCAGAGTTGCATATTTATCTGATGTTTCAAGATTTCTACCTAAAACTGAgcatg TTATTTCAAAGTCTGGTGCTGGACAACTTGACCTTCTTATACTAGAAGCAAACGCTTTGCATGGAGTG GGAGATTCTTTCAGCACCCATTTAACTCTGAGTGAG AGTCTTGATGCTATCAAGAGAATCCGTCCTAAACGAGCTCTGTTGATTGGAATGAGACACTTTTTTGAGCATCAGAGAGAAAACCAGATGTTGGCGGAATGGTCTATCAG AGAAGGAATACCCGTACAGCTAGCTCATGACGGCCTACGCATCTTCATTGACTTGTAA
- the LOC110436473 gene encoding uncharacterized protein LOC110436473, protein MIKKTLSTFHPGNIVLQQQYRNSRYTKYSELSEVLSVVEQQNEVLMNNHSAQPTGSIVVPEAHANVAESSRNHKRGRGKGKWKGKRGVMFKVKGKGKPKGRFNPKKERGDHSGEEQDDCYRCGAKGHWSHNCRTPKHLVDLYQQSKNKSKGQHESYFLTEPEARSEKHDDGVVGASGGVRMDESEDNLLDDFDIFGDLQ, encoded by the coding sequence ATGATCAAGAAGACTTTGTCCACCTTCCACCCCGGCAACATTGTACTTCAACAGCAGTATAGAAACTCAAGGTACACCAAGTACTCTGAGTTGAGTGAAGTACTATCTGTTGTCGAGCAACAAAATGAGGTTCTCATGAACAATCATTCTGCCCAACCTACTGGTTCCATAGTTGTGCCTGAAGCACATGCTAATGTTGCTGAGAGTTCTCGCAACCACAAGAGGGGCCGTGGAAAGGGAAAGTGGAAGGGGAAGAGGGGTGTCATGTTCAAAGTCAAAGGAAAGGGAAAGCCCAAAGGTAGATTCAACCCCAAGAAGGAAAGAGGTGACCACAGTGGGGAAGAGCAAGACGATTGCTATAGATGCGGAGCAAAGGGGCATTGGTCCCATAATTGCCGCACCCCCAAACACCTCGTTGACCTTTACCAGCAGAGCAAAAACAAAAGTAAAGGTCAACATGAGTCCTACTTCCTCACTGAGCCTGAAGCTCGGTCTGAGAAGCACGACGACGGGGTCGTCGGTGCAAGTGGAGGCGTCCGAATGGATGAGAGTGAGGACAACCTTCTTGatgactttgatatatttggagACCTACAGTAA
- the LOC110436661 gene encoding uncharacterized protein LOC110436661, with protein sequence MAVPETTTWCVDFNPDGEVVDDEDEYDPPPFSYDVDNPNIDVNVVFPDVDQCKAAVTHHAILNNHAFKIKQKDQTRFRAICKRANEGCKWRFFASTSKKYIGCKVKTSGPKHSCGSFNNCGETMANNKWVAERVVDLLREDPEMRPKELQGRLNKKYSIEIPYYRVLRGKERAMDMIYGKWDDSYNLLPTYQAELLRVVPGSIVDIDTEEDDNGDLCFSRFFVTLKPCIDGFLEGCRPYIAMDATHLTGRGRGQLAAAVAVDGQNNLFPVAYGVIETESKES encoded by the exons ATGGCGGTTCCGGAGACGACGACTTGGTGTGTAG ATTTTAATCCTGATGGTGAAGttgttgatgatgaagatgaataTGACCCTCCACCCTTCTCATATGATGTTGATAACCCGAACATTGATGTAAATGTGGTGTTCCCAGATGTGGATCAGTGCAAGGCTGCAGTTACACATCATGCCATTTTGAATAATCATGCTTTCAAGATTAAGCAAAAGGACCAGACTAGATTTAGAGCCATATGCAAGAGAGCAAATGAGGGTTGCAAGTGGCGGTTTTTTGCATCTACAAGCAAAAAGTACATTGGCTGTAAG GTTAAGACTAGTGGTCCAAAGCATTCTTGTGGTTCATTCAACAATTGTGGTGAAACCATGGCCAACAATAAATGGGTAGCTGAAAGAGTTGTTGATTTGTTGCGAGAAGACCCTGAAATGAGACCAAAGGAGTTGCAAGGTAGGCTCAATAAGAAGTACTCGATAGAAATTCCATATTATAGAGTTTTAAGAGGCAAGGAAAGGGCAATGGACATGATATATGGCAAGTGGGATGATAGTTATAACTTGTTGCCAACTTATCAAGCTGAGCTTCTAAGAGTAGTACCCGGCAGCATAGTTGACATAGACACTGAAGAAGATGACAATGGTGATTTGTGTTTCAGTAGGTTCTTTGTCACTCTTAAACCATGCATTGATGGGTTCTTGGAAGGATGTAGGCCCTACATCGCCATGGATGCCACACACTTGACTGGAAGGGGGAGGGGTCAGTTAGCAGCAGCTGTTGCAGTGGATGGTCAGAACAACCTATTTCCAGTGGCTTATGGTGTCATTGAGACCGAGTCTAAGGAAAGCTAG